ATGCACAAAAATAGTATCTTAGAGGAACGGAATTAACGAGAACAACCCAACAAAGCGAAGTGAATTAACGTCTGATTATATTATTAAGGTGTTACAGTAATCCTCAATCGAATAGAACTACAGTCTGTGTAGAGacttgaaagatgaaaaaacatcaaaattccAAACTCAAGAAGGCAACAGAATTTCACGAGTTATGTATGCCGCCAATTGCTAACGTGTTTGCTCAAGTATGATTTTCTCCAGAGTAAGGAGCATTACGTTTAATTTTATGTGGCTGAGATATATATTGAATCAGTGTGATATGACTCCTTTCCCCCCGCAGCCGCCCCCATCCACAAGAAAAAAGATCATGATGTCTACAGTTTTCATATCGTTTTCATATTAGTCAGGAGCTCATAACCTGAAGCGAGCAACTTCCagcttatttttagaacggttttggcgcgaatttagaatatctagccccacaaaccagtcagcaaaacatATAGAtctaaaaatgataatttttgccttttaacgACGTTACCTTTTCCTtgttgatatcttatacttcgaatgcgttCGTAGACGTGGCGGAGATTCCATTTTCgtgggaaaaagtgccctaaaatgtgtctaaaaataaacccgGTCAGAGAAAAACGCCGTAACATAGggctagtatgggagttgctcgctccgggttatgggctcctgtatTAGTTAATTAGTTTAGTCAGGTTAACTATTCCGATGAAAGAACGTAGCGGAACGAAGACGTCTACTCGAAGCATAGTTTTTACATTTATCACTGATAGCACTGAGCGTTGTTTGTGTGCAAGTACAACATCCTCCGGGGTGGAGTGCTTCTGCTGATTTAAGATATGTGCCCGCGGGGCTATAACATTTCGAGGTGTACATATCTCAAAGAGGGTGATGTTACATTGCGCATACCTAGACATGCGCTTCACGTAATTCTCTCTTTATTCCCCTCAGTGTTTTACCCGtagttgaaataagcgccgcactTTTAACAGGAAAAttgaaataagcgccgcggcgtttaatcgatCTTTTACATTACCTATTCCCAAGCGGAGTCCCCCTGGGATAGGTGTGTGCGACGAAAGGTCTTAAATTAGAGCGAAATTTAAGGGAAAGGAAATCGAATGGACATTTAAAAAGCAAGGATTCTATTATTCTGGCTCAACAGGCAATTCAGTTTTCTCTAAAAGTCACTCGAGCCCCTGGGCTCTCAAGTACCCTTCAAAGAACCAGCAAAAAGGGCACTCTTTTTTAAGACCTCGGAAACCGTGCCCTATCCcgggcacgtacctatatagcttaaATACTCCCGGGCAGGTCCTTAAAGATTTTTGAACCGAGATCAGTCAAAAAAGACATTTGAAGTTATTGCGAGACACCGAACCTTCGTTTACCAAGAATTCAAAAACTAAAAAGCCTCAACAATTGGTTAAGCTATCGTTTATACAAGAACAGAAACAATTTTTGACGACTGATAAACTCAGAAATATGGCTCTTGGTCCGGAATGCTGCTGAACTTTGACTGAGGGGCATGAACAGTTGGACAGGCGCATGCGTTGTTGAAGTATTAAGCTCTCATCTTGCAAATTTTGAGACAAATTTTGGCTAAACGTTTCAGTGCCACACTCGAATACAgtcgtttctcctcgctccttgTCGCTAGAGAAGTTTCTCTCCcacgaaacgtccctagcggcgaggagagAGGAGATACAGCTATATTTGCACGCTGGCTATTGGCGCTTCTTTCGCTTTTGTTCcgcactttttatttttctatgaAACAAGGCTCATtgaattttctgtttttccctATTTTTTGGCCTCTTCCGGGTTTGAATTAAAAGATCTCTTCCCTTCCCCTACGCCCCTCCtccacccccccaaaaaaagttTGGCCTCTAAGCTGGATGTGACCATTAAAAACTGATGACGTTATATGTGGTACAAAGGACTTGATTTCATAATGGCGTTTTAGGCGTAAATCGTGTTCAGTATCAAGTTTATTAAACTTACTGAAATAGGAGTATTTACAGCATGGTTAGCTTTTTAAAGTGGCcaactttatttaaaataaaaggcaATCAGCTGATTGTAATGCATATATGTGATCCGAACTCAACACATACTCTACACAGTATTACTATGGACAAGGTCGCTACTTCGAACCAAGCAAAATAAGTTATCTAACTACAAATAATGGATCCTTTCTTGAGATCGTATCGGAAGTAATTAACCAAGCAGAATTCGACGCTAAACATAGCGTTAAATGGTTCAAACACGCAACATTCTAGCTTCACTCCTAGCCAAGGAGTAGAACTAAGTCAACATACACTGGCTACCATAAAAACGAAAGAACCAAACCAAACACGTGAGCTAGCCAGGGGAAACCCCAAGGTGTGAAAAAAATGGTCTTACCATGAAGACACCTGCTCTCAATAATTTTACGCAGCAAcatattaaaaaaatgagatTACTTAATTTCAAGGGATTACGTCACGCTGTTTACCATttgttaaaaaagctaaaacgtgtcCAGGTATTAGTCGCGTTACataaataatggtccagttttgttaccAGGCATTGAAACAagtgtttcctgtcgtctgttgctatTGATGGCAAGAAAGGACATGGATTGGGACTTGAAAAAAATGGGCCAACGTATTAACGTTTTAAAGCTATGCCTGCGAAAAttaccaaaataaaattatagttTGTGCTCCATGATAAAACTACAGGAACATTTTGTGTATGGTTAAATGCACTACgaaatgacttcagcacagaattgacctaaaacagtaaTATCCTCGTGGCATACCCCCTTTATGGAACATTAACAAATCTTACGCTAAAGAACTGTCCCCTGTGCCGGGGAAAAACTGATTAACAGAACACTTGGGCGTAAACATAGTAACAAAAGAAACTCTCAGTCTATTGCTTGTTTTAGTTTAGGGCATTATATAACTGAAGTTTTCTCATGATAAATCTCTTTGCTATCggacactgaaaattaaaaaggtcTGTTTCAACCCCAAAAtgccaattcagccctgcaggccaaagtctgattcagcccctTCTGGAGCGATTTGCgcacaatttaggccaaaacagctcaatcaaaaggctattccatGGGGCCCATTTTAGCCCTTGGGTACAGATCAGCACTAGGTAGTtagactgtattggccctgatttaaaGGAGCCAAATTAGACACAAAAATAGGAccgtattttactcaccgaaaggccccatttttagggctaaaacagatctttctgatttacagtgAAGACGAGGATGGTGAGGGATAGGCAGGGGCTCTCTTTTTATGCCCCACACGTCATGCAGCGGGTTGAGAGCTTACTCATGGGTAAGCATGACCTTAAAATATGTTCCTTATAGATCTAAATGAACGCGTTGCCAACAGATGTAAACAGCGACTTTTAAGGAGGAGAAGACTCAGCAAATGCTCCCAGAAATTATTACAGTCCTTGTGAATGCACTCTGTTATTTCCACCTTCCTCTTTTGACACCTAAAATGAGGGAAACAGAACTGATCTATCAAACCCAAATTCCAAGTGGACATGACAATAAACCATATTAAATGGTATTTACGATACCCTTCATGCACACTAGGAAGGATTCATGGAATAGGACAATTCCAGGTGGTTTCCTAGAAGACCGGAAAAGGCCGTTGCCTTAACCCTAACAAATTTCCTACCTCCCAACCCGGGGTGAACCCTGACGAAAAACCCCTACCCACCCAGTAGcaatgaaaccaagatggcctcCTCATTTATGAGCTCACGATTTAACTAAGCAGTCTAAGAACATCAGGGAACAGCCTTAGGTTCTATTTCGGAATAATTGATGTATTCGGCAACTAAAATTACCTGACTAATAACAACAAAGACAAATAAGAGATCTACCGATCGAAAGCCTTGACAATACACGCTACCTGTGGTAAACGCGGGAGATTAGAACGCATGCAAGATGACCATGTTTTGCCTTTCTCCCGTCCAATTGCTGAAGATAGCAGTGTTTGTTCTTACAGCAGAATGACGTGGGAAAACCAGGGCGTAGTTAACTCAGTCTATAAATTGAACGGGGGAAAACGGAGAACAAAATCGAGCGCTTTTTTATGTCGTGATTGGCAGCTGATAGGAAGCTTCAGTCGCTAGACGTTTTGTTCCTTCACGACGCCATGTAATTTCTGCTGTAATGGTTTTTACAGATGTTAAACTGATGTTGACGTGATGGTGTTTTCAAAGAACACCGCCTGGCATCACGCTATAGGCATGCCAAACATTAGATTGATAGTGGTGTCTGAATGGAAAAGTCCGGAAGAATAGCAATTATTACCAAATAATAACACTCAGCACAACTTGGCACTCTGAAAGCATTTTCTCCACTACTTTTAAGTCAGTTCAAGAGtctttttaccaaatttttctcatAAAGTGAAGCTTTAGATACACACGGCGTCTGTATAGaggaaaacgaagaaaaaagcaaagagaaCGGTTAGGAATGTTTAAGAAGGAGCAAAAAAATGTTCTCATCTTGAAGACGTTAACTGCTTGACCGGAAAAGTTTTTCATCTTCTATACAGACGGCTTCTATTAAATGTacattaaaaatggaaaaaataactttgaatGAATCACAGTAGTCTAATTGCAGTCTGAAAAATCATACCCGCCAAACACTTGATTATACAAAACAaggggagcaagggatggcgcagtggtgagagcggtcgcctcccaccaatgtggccctgGTTCAAATCCGGGCGTCGTCGCCAtttgtgggttgagtttgttggtggttctcttccttgctccgagaggtttttctcctcGTATTCCGGTTTCCCCCTTTCCTCAAAACCAACAtatccaaatttcaattcgcccaggaatcaggtagacgaagaaccactttatggatgtgctacctccaaatcattactatcattttattatattagCTCTTCACAAAACTACTTCATATTTATATGAAGTGCCTTTGACCAAATCAACGACCTAGGGCTTATCCTAACTAAGTTATAGTCATTTGATTTGAGCCGTGTATCTGCGTAACTAAGTAAAGTGTCTTATTTGCCAATTCAAAAGAATGGTTATTGTAATTAGTAAACTGAAGTCTTGAAAACGATACAATTCTCATACTAGAAATCTAAGCCAGCGATCTTTCTTGTTAAACGACTGAGCGCATTTAAGGCTAGCCAGtgctgtttcttttctttgcccTTGCTAAAGAGTTATAGCCGCTGAACCAATACCACGAAattcaattaaagcaaaacaCTTTGCAAATGAAAAACCACTAAATATGATAAAGgggagaaataaaaaatatacaaagtatcgtaacaaacagtaaaaaataagaACACGCAGATCCAAAAAGGCTGGACAATGTGTGAGGTACAAGGATCTGCCAGTGAACAAGGTGGTCTTATGAGAGCCCAAACACGGCCAGGCTTCGCAAGGGGACAAACATTCAAGTACATCAGTTCCCTCAAAGGGAACAAACCTCTCTCAAGTTTAGAGCGTGTATCGTACGATAGTGCCATGTAAAACGCTCAAGGAGACtcgaaaggatgatgatgatgatgatgataatggtgatgatgatgatgaattcaGTGTGTGGTAAGCAGTAACCTTTGACCAGGAGGCAGCCACCACGGAGAGGCTTTGTGACTATTTTAATAAACTGATGAAGTAGATGAAATCTATGTGTCGGTAAATAATAACATGATGCAAGTAGATTTAAATTACGTGATTAAGATTTACACGGAAAAGCAAAAGGATGGCATTAAAAAACAGAGATTATCCGATTTATGGATCTGCGATACGATCGTCCAGTGTGCCCTCGATCTCATTTCAccatttgtttttgtcattttcagttGGAAACTAGAGTTGATTTTATTGGCCGATGAGATTTTCCTCTTGTTCGCAGCTGCTTGCATATTAGCAATATTATGTCACTGAACTTGAGATTTATGCTTTTGCTGCAGTGAAATCATAACTTGTTGACTGGGATTCTCAACCCTACCCCTTCTGTCAGCTGGTAAAAGACCAGTTGCGAGCTACAATCAATGTTCTAAAAATGCTCTCACTGAAGCACTTCTAAACTTTTCCCTCGTGGGTTTAAGTTGGTTCTGACTTTTTTTGATTCTGTGGATGGAATGTGTAGCCACTGCAATGAAAGCTACTATCACAGCACTATCCTGTGCTACTATTTATTGTGCTTTGCAAGGTGGTCGATCTGAGATCTCCTGTTGTGACCTTTTCAATcagaaagctactgagcagttcttTACAGTGGTGCCATTTATAATGCTTAAGGTGGTCGTTCTGAATCTCACTGTGTCCATTCAAACGAAAGCAAGTTCATATGGTTATAGCATAGCTCTCTAACACATGAGGTTTCGAAAAATAGCGTAAAACTAGCTCCACGCCACTcttcaattttgtttgttttactatAATTTGTGGCCGCTAATGAATTTTCAGCTGCAAAGTTtagctgagtttttttttttttaaccaaagcACAAAACGAAGGAAATTGACTCTATTAACATGTTATGTAAAAGGCTCCACCTCTTAGACCCCAAGACTCGTTTGCTGATATACACTCATATTGAATCGATGAAACATCAtttcagaacgcagcattgcgCCAAGGGTTTGCCTAGAAATGAACACTCTCATTTCCGTTTTGCATCGAAACGGAGATTAACGCGCGCAAAAAACTGTCTCATGAGCGGTTTAAGGGATTAACCTGATAAAAATCCGCTACATTTGACAACACACTTTGCTTTATACACAAACCGGCGATGCAATGAAAACATTTTGATACGCTTAAGGTCCTTAACTTAACCTTTACAGATATCATCACCACACTATTTCAACCCACAGGGACCGAAGTAAGGGAAAATTTTACGTCACAGAAAATGCTAGAGAAAATGACCGATAATTTCGAGATCCACGCATTTTTTCAGGGAAGACAAAAGTAGGAGAAAAGAGCCTCAAGTGGCATAATGTTGTTCAAGGTGCTTCTAACTTTAAGTCTGCGGACGTAACTCGTCACTCCGTCAATTGAAAACTACGTGCAGTAATGTGGCGTGGTTCACTGTGCTGTACAAATTGATTCTAACGGCTTTTAGTTGAGTCAAGCTATAGCCAAGAGCATGAAATTCTCTGACGTGCTTGTTACACGCTGTTCAAGCTGTCTACAGCTAATTCTAACGGTAAAATCCTAAAAAGTGACCATAAGTCCTTCTTTACAATGACGTTTATAATGTATCGATATATCAACAAATAAAAGCCAATAAGCGGAGCTTTCCCGTTATCCTTTTGGTCTCGCCCATCGCGAAACTAAAATTTTTGTTCCTTATACTATGAGCAAATTATGCCACAATTTAAGAGACCTTCACTGGGATAACGCCTTAAGCTCCCCGTGGTACTGTGGAAAAAGAATAGAAGACTCGCTGTTTTTGCGTCTATGAATCACTTACCGCTTTAAGTAAGCTCAAACAAAATGTACACACTCTTGAGGACGACGATGGTGCAATCTCCCCGGAATGTTCAGCCACCTTAGCAACATTCGGACATTGTGTTCCATTGACAAGCATCGAGCCCAAATGGGCGATATAGCTCGAAGCAAGGCGAAGTGTCTctatttttgaaagttttctgtCAGAAGGTTCAGTTGGTATGAGGACCCGTAGGGCGCTGAAAGCGGAATTCACGCTATGAGTTCTACTTCGTTCGCGTGCGTTCGCGGCTTGTCGTTGCTTGCTAAGACCTGTCAGCCGCGGCCTCCTTCgttttttcttgctgttttttgATCCGTTTTCTACATCAGAGCCATGGTGCTTGGGTGACGAGTCGTAATCCTCTGAATCCGTAGCATTGAGGTCCGCTAGCCTTGcccgttgttttctttttcgcgATCC
The sequence above is a segment of the Porites lutea chromosome 3, jaPorLute2.1, whole genome shotgun sequence genome. Coding sequences within it:
- the LOC140930331 gene encoding transcription factor 15-like, with translation MEVDACIRKGSRKRKQRARLADLNATDSEDYDSSPKHHGSDVENGSKNSKKKRRRPRLTGLSKQRQAANARERSRTHSVNSAFSALRVLIPTEPSDRKLSKIETLRLASSYIAHLGSMLVNGTQCPNVAKVAEHSGEIAPSSSSRVCTFCLSLLKAVSKEEGGNNRVHSQGL